From Anthonomus grandis grandis chromosome 20, icAntGran1.3, whole genome shotgun sequence, the proteins below share one genomic window:
- the LOC126747944 gene encoding uncharacterized protein LOC126747944: MGARLIQINLHHCKAATAALQKCIADNNIQIALTQEPYTYRGQIRGLGNLNGRLVSDPKEGPNLRSCIFIRKDIEATPLWEFCDRDTAAVKVQIKTAERSYDTIIVSAYFPHDQQGEPPPTTVRRLINHQRLENLIIGCDANAHHTIWGSTGTNKRGESLLNYCAASGLNIINVGEEPTFVNILHREIIDLTIGKGRICDLVKKWHVSDEPSLSDHRYIRFDLESMDTNPETYRNARKTDWDLFNEILGRELENCPTEAKDNVELEVLTESVTEAIKVAFENSCPLSKPRQAGNTS, from the coding sequence ATGGGTGCGAGGCTGATACAAATAAACCTCCACCACTGCAAAGCAGCCACTGCGGCCTTACAAAAATGCATAGCCGACAACAATATTCAGATAGCCCTGACTCAGGAACCTTATACTTATAGGGGCCAAATAAGGGGACTAGGAAACCTCAACGGGAGACTAGTGTCAGACCCAAAAGAGGGACCTAACCTAAGAAGCTGTATCTTTATAAGAAAAGATATAGAGGCCACACCGCTGTGGGAGTTTTGTGACAGGGACACAGCGGCGGTCAAAGTACAAATCAAAACAGCGGAGAGGAGCTACGATACAATAATAGTATCAGCATACTTTCCGCACGATCAACAAGGGGAACCACCTCCGACAACAGTTCGGAGGTTGATAAACCATCAAAGATTGGAAAACCTTATAATAGGCTGTGACGCCAATGCTCACCACACTATCTGGGGAAGCACTGGAACAAACAAACGAGgcgaatcattattaaattactgtgcTGCCTCCGgtctaaatataattaatgtgGGGGAGGAACCGACCTTCGTCAACATACTCCACAGAGAAATAATTGATCTAACCATTGGCAAGGGACGCATCTGCGACctcgttaaaaaatggcatgTATCTGACGAACCAAGTTTGTCGGATCACAGGTACATAAGATTCGATCTAGAATCTATGGATACAAATCCGGAGACCTACAGGAACGCCAGGAAAACGGACTGGGACCTCTTCAATGAGATACTAGGACGCGAACTGGAGAACTGTCCAACGGAGGCAAAAGACAATGTAGAGCTCGAAGTGCTGACAGAGTCAGTCACTGAGGCTATTAAAGTTGCTTTTGAAAACTCATGTCCACTAAGCAAACCGCGTCAAGCAGGGAACACCTCATAG
- the LOC126747925 gene encoding uncharacterized protein LOC126747925 yields the protein MATASSFDLLERFSTLTKLQRVTAYCYRFFKNCREPCKGKRKIGHLETVELKLALSKLVSMVQKCEFPREYNDLKNLKNISPKSKLLKLNPYLDQDGLIRVGGRLKHSDFNYEKRHPAILPGRHVLSKLIVTYEHIRLLHAGPQLLLASVRDRFWPTSGRNLAKQVVKQCTRCFRFNATSASHIMGNLPDFRVTQNRPFYNVGVDYCGPLLIKDRSTRNYKTSKAWVCLFVCLSVKAIHLELVSSLSTEAFIATLRRFFSRRGISANIYSDHGSNFVRAKNEISNFLFKNQNALKSEFSQENIQFHFIPPHSPHFGGIWEAGVKSSKYHIKRVLNQTPLTFEEFSTVLTQIEACLNSRPLYLYSEDPNDPQPITPGHFLVGQRLTALPSHYYLDIKDNGLTKLQRLQKIVQGFWKRWSKEFISELQQRSKWKTNCKDLLKPGVVVLIKEDGVPPLKWKLGLVQAVHPGSDGVVRTATIKTASTVIKRPAVKLCVLPRCE from the coding sequence ATGGCCACAGCTTCTTCCTTTGATCTTTTAGAAAGATTCTCGACATTAACCAAGCTTCAAAGAGTAACTGCTTACTGTTAccgatttttcaaaaactgtcGAGAACCTTGTAAAGGCAAACGTAAAATCGGCCACTTAGAAACAGTAGAGCTAAAACTTGCTCTCAGTAAGCTTGTATCTATGGTTCAAAAATGTGAATTTCCAAGGGAATATAATgatctcaaaaacttaaaaaatattagccctaaaagtaaattattaaaacttaatcCCTACCTTGACCAAGATGGTTTAATCCGAGTTGGAGGTAGATTAAAACATTCCGactttaattatgaaaaaaggcACCCTGCCATTTTGCCTGGGAGGCATGTACTCTCTAAACTAATAGTAACATATGAACATATTAGACTATTACACGCAGGTCCTCAACTATTATTAGCCTCTGTTAGGGATCGATTTTGGCCTACTTCGGGCAGAAACCTAGCTAAGCAAGTAGTAAAACAATGTACACGTTGCTTTCGTTTTAACGCTACTTCAGCTTCACACATAATGGGAAACTTACCAGACTTTAGAGTGACACAAAATAGGCCATTTTATAACGTTGGGGTTGATTACTGTGGCCCATTGTTAATAAAGGATCGTTCTACTCGAAACTATAAAACTAGCAAGGCTTGGGTGTGCTTGTTTGTGTGTCTTAGTGTGAAGGCTATTCACTTGGAACTGGTATCCAGTTTAAGTACTGAAGCTTTTATCGCGACGCTTCGTAGGTTCTTTTCGAGAAGAGGTATAAGCGCGAATATTTACTCAGATCATGGATCAAACTTCGTCCGCgctaaaaatgaaatatctaattttttattcaaaaatcaaaatgctttGAAATCTGAGTTTTCTcaagaaaatattcaatttcattttattcctcCACATTCTCCCCACTTCGGTGGAATATGGGAGGCAGGAGTTAAATCCTCAAAGTATCATATCAAGAGAGTGCTTAATCAGACACCTCTTACTTTTGAAGAATTCTCAACCGTCCTCACTCAGATTGAGGCATGTCTTAATTCGCGACCCCTATACCTTTATTCCGAGGATCCTAATGATCCTCAGCCAATCACTCCTGGTCATTTTCTCGTAGGCCAACGCTTAACTGCTTTACCTAGTCACTATTATTTGGACATAAAGGACAATGGCCTCACCAAACTACAACGACTTCAGAAGATAGTTCAAGGCTTCTGGAAAAGATGGTCTAAGGAATTCATCTCCGAACTACAACAGCGGTCAAAGTGGAAGACGAACTGCAAGGACCTTCTGAAACCTGGGGTTGTCGTTCTTATCAAAGAAGATGGAGTACCTCCATTGAAGTGGAAACTTGGTTTGGTGCAAGCTGTTCATCCTGGATCCGATGGAGTTGTTCGAACCGCCACCATCAAGACTGCATCAACGGTTATCAAGAGACCAGCGGTAAAGCTTTGTGTTTTACCCAGATGCGAATAA